AAAGGGGTAGAACAAATTGCAATAAAAACAATTTCTGCTGGAACATGTCACTAAGTTGTGTACTTTCAACATATGAAAAGTATAGAAAAGTATCATGAACGATTTTGTTCGAAAAAGTTATTTTTTGTAATGCCAAAACGCGCACATTTGATACGAAAAATCAGATGGCCGGTGTTATTCGCAGTGTTGCCGTAGATTGCGTCACGTAAACAAGATGGCGAACGAACGTACCGTCGCTGGCAGTCCAGCGCAATCTGGgtaattattttcaaacatgtacaagTTAACTGACATGACTGATGTCTGATATATTCATAGGTTGCATATATTAACCGCCAAGGCGGAGAACTATTGAAGTAGTTGATACTGGACGATAGTTCACTTAGAGCTGTTGACCCCATTCAACGTTGCCAGTCGAAATGtcgaaacacacaaaaacaagcaGTGAGACATAACTGGCATGGTATTACTTTTCTAATCGATAGAAaagtaaaaacaataacaacaacaacacccgaACACTATAATATTTATCAAGACAACCGAAATAATCTCAAATGTTACCATAAACTGAATCTGTTTGGATTTTCAAACTATGGAAACCAATTAGGACCAttacttttttcaaaatcacctgttttTAGACCGGTTTCATGCAGTTTAGGGGGGTGGGTAGTGCATGAGCAGAAATGCTCTAGAGTACTGAGGGCTCTTTTACATTTTTCCAAAACAATATACAAGCTTCACTTGTGAGTCCTGGCCAGTAATGCAAAACACTTTTTGCAGATGTTTACGATGACCTAAATGTGTGTGTCCTCTGTGGAGACCTGCTTGGAAATGGAAAACCTACATCAAAACTCAGTGAAAAAGGAAGCACAAGCATCAACAGAGCAAGTGCTCTGCGCGAAGAAAGCACACAAACAAGAGAAGGACAATATATACACCAGGAGTGCAGACGCAAACACATCAATAAATTCAGTATTGCTGCCTCTAATAAAAGAAACTTTACGGAAAATGAGGATCAAGACCAAGAAAATCAAACACGATCTTTAAGGTCGCAAGAAAAAGAGTtcagcttccaaacagattgCTTGTTTTGTGGAGAGACTGTAAAAACAGATTGGAAGACTCACAGATCTAATGTGATTCCGGTTAGGACCGAAAAGCAGTTCCAGGAaactataaaaaatatttgCTTGAAAAGAGGTGATGAATGGTCTACAAAAGTTCTTGCAAGAATTGAGTATGCTGGCGATTGTTTTGCAGTGGATGCGGTTTACCACAACTCATGCAGTGTGAATTTCAGGACAAACAGAAAGTTGCCTCAAGCTGTAGATAGTTATTCCCCAACACCTCGAAAGAAGCCACGCCAGGGAAGACCGGAGGATCCTGTGAAACTTGCTGCATTCTTGCAAGTTGCTGACTACATTGAAGCAAATGATGATGAACAGGTTACAGTAACAAATCTAGTTTCAAAACTGGCTTCTTATTTGAACTCTAATGAAGAACCCTACAGTGTAAAATACATGAAACGAAAACTGTGTGAACATTTTGGTTATAAAATAATCATTGCTGAAGCAGATGGAAAACCAGATGTTGTAACCTTCCGACACAATGCTTCATCTATTCTGTATGATTTCTACAAGACCCCCCAAAAGTCAGATCCAGATGGAGAGAAGATGCGCCTGATTAGAGCAACTGCTGACCTCCTGAAATGTGACATAAAAGCCATAAGCGGAAACCATCCAACTTATCCTAGCATTGATGATATCAAGTCAACTGAAATTCAACTTGAATACCTGCCACAATCCCTTCGACTTCTGTTGACTCACCTATTTAATGGAAAAGGCTCTGAAGTTAAAGTTGCTTCCATTGGGCAAGCTGTCATACAAGCAACTCGGCCGAGATCATTGGTACCACCACTTCAAATTGGACTTGGTGTCCAAATGCATCACCACTTTGCATCACGATTCTTGATAGACTCGCTTCATCAACATGGGTTCTGCTCATCATATACAGAGGTTAAGCGGTTTGAAGCCAATGCAGCAGCAACAGGAAGTCCTGAAGTCTCACACCCCGAACTTGGGTCATCCCTGCAATTCGTTGCCGATAACATCGACCACAACGTGCGCACTTTAGATGGTAATAACACATTCCATGGAATGGGCATAATTTCAACAGCCACACCAGGGAGAAACACCATCAAGCCAATCACAAGAGGCAATCCAAGCATAAAAGACATTGTAGCAGTTGGCCGAATTGGAATGCATTTCTACAAATCCGACTGGAATGGACTGGCATGTACAGTTTATGAAGAACTTTCATCTTGTAATCGTGAAGAGTCTTCTGACCCAACATCAGCATTGGACATTCTCTGGAAGATTATGTGGCCACTTAAGTCTCCGAGACCCTCCTGGTCAGGTTATATGCAGTCAGTTCACAGAGGAGATCACGCTGGGATATCAACTGTCACCTTCTTGCCTATGATTGATATGAATCCTGGTGACATGTCATGTATATATTCCACACTGAAGTATGTTGGGGCTCAAGCAAGACAACAAAATGTAACACCTATTATCACCTTTGATCAGCCACTTTGGTGGAAGGCAACTACCATTGTATCAAGTGCAACTGCAGATAAAGATCTCCAAGCATTTGTTCTAAGACTTGGATCCTTTCATACAGAAATGTCCTTCCTGGGTTGTATTGGTCACCTTATGTTGGGTTCTGGACTTTGTGAGGTCTTGGAGACAGTGTATGCTCCTaatgcagttccacacatgatGACAGGTAAAGCTGTTTCCCGAGCCATCAGAGGCCACTTTCTTGTGGACACAGCTCTCAATGCACTCCTCTTAGGCCAGGCGTTTGAATATCCTTGGATTTGCAAGTGTGATGATCATATTGATTCAGAACGTACTCCTCAGAATAGATGGTGCAGCACAAAGGACGTGACCAACAACGATCTCAAACATGCAGTATATCTATTTGAACACCTTCTAGGAGGGCAATTATCAACTGAGGACATTTGTCAAGACATTGTCCTAAAGAGAGTAAAGTCTAGACTGGATGAGTACAAGACACAGTTAAAAGATAGAAGAACATCAAAGTTATGGCTGCACTACACAGAGATGATAGACATTTTGCGAAGGTTCATAAAGGCTGAAAGAACTGGTAATTGGGATCTCCATCTTGAATCTCTCAGGGAAATGATTCCTTACTTTGCAGCTTCTGGACATTCTCTTTATGCCAAGTCGAGTCGTTTGTATCTCCAAAAGATGTTGGCTTTGGAAAATACTCATGAAGAGGTCTACAGAGATTTCAAGAGAGGACTCCATGTTGTTCGTCGTAGCGACCGTTTGTGGGCTGGCTTGCCAACAGACCTAGTAATAGAGCAGATGCTCATGCGTAGCATCAAAACTAATGGAGGTTTGACTCGGGGTAAAGGCATTGGAGAAATTCAACGTCTTACATGGGTCTTGTCCATGCCAGCATGTGCTAGTATGAACGTTGCCATGCAGACATTCACTGGAATCTCGTACAGCACTAATGAGCAACACAAGGATGCTACCCAGGCTCGAATGGACAAGGACAACAAGGACATTCTGACAGTGTTATCGTTCTTAGAAGAGAGGAATcctttcagtgatgacactagtCTCCGCAATATTGCAACCGGAGAAATAGCTGACAAACCTGTAAATGTTGAGAATGCCAAATATGTTGGACAGAAGATACTTGACAAAATGACTGGAGTGTCCGTTCAAGATTATGTCTTCAAAAAGAAAGACCAAGTTTGTACACTTCACTCTAAGGCATCTGTACAGTTTGAGGGTGATAAAGTACACGTTGATCCTAAACTTCTGTTCCAAAGAATTGTAACCAGTGCAAGGAACATGGGCGAAAATCTGGCATCAGTGCTGGAGTTTGAACTGTGCAACATTCCTCCTGCACTCTTTGAACCATCAGGTCTTCCTCTACCAGCCAACAAAGCTGCACTTGCTGACTCGTTGTGGACTTTATTACAAAATCCTGATTGGCAACCTCCAATACACACGGTCCAGCGAGAATATGTTCTTGATGGTGGAGCTCTACTTCAACGTGTAGTTTGGCCTCGAGGATGCACTTACGACACCATCCTTCAGCTCTACATGGAATATGTCCGTAACAGGTATGGAACGGCGACCATTGTGTTTGATGGATATGAAGCTGGACCAACAATAAAGGATATAGCTCACCTTAGACGGGGGGATGCTGGAGTAGAAGTTAAGTGTGAAAAGAACCTGTTACTCAATTCTAAAAAGGAAGACTTCCTGGCCAACCAATCTAACAAACAGAGGTTCATCAATCTCCTTGGTACAGCCTTACAGGAACAGGGATGTAGAGTGAAACACGCACGTAGTGATGCAGACCTAGAAATTGTCATGACAGCTGTGGAACTTGCAAAGGAACACACGACTGTTGTAATTGGTGAGGACACAGACCTGCTGGTACTTCTATGCTACCACGCTAGTTTATCAGAAGAGTCATCAGAAATCTACTATATGACAGAGGCAAAGAGTAACAGTAAAAAGAAAAGGAAAGTCTGGCAAATAAAGGAAACAAAGCGGAAGGTAGGAGAAGTCATCTGCAGTAACATCTTGTTCATCCACGCTTTTACAGGATGCGACACTACAAGTAGAGTGTTTGGAATTGGAAAATCGTCGGCGGTAAAAGAACTGGTCTCTGACATGTCCTTTCGTCAACAGGCATCTGCATTCAGTGTGGCTACAGAGAGAGAAGATATAATAAAAGCTGGTGAAAGAGTTTTCGTGAAATTGTTCAATGATGACACAGACATAGGTCTGGACAAATTGCGCCATGTCCGCTTTTGTGAAAAAGTGGCAGCATATTCAACATTCGTCGAGCCGAAACAATTGCCTCCAACTGCAGCTGCAGCAAAATATCATTCAATGCGTGTCTACTATCAAGTTCAGGAGTGGATGGGACAGAGGTCGTCGGACATGTTGCCTGAGAACTGGGGATGGGAACTACGAAATGGTCGTCTATATCCCATTCTCACAGATCTGCCACCAGCCCCCGATCACCTGCTTAGAATTATCAGATGTAACTGTAAGACTGACTGCGGCTCAGCACGGTGCAGCTGTAAGAAACATGGTCTGGAATGCTCTCCAGGATGTGGTGAATGTACGGGAGTCAGCTGCAGCAACTCAATGCGTGTTGAAGATGACATCTAATATAATATTAGAGTCGCACGATGCATCACTATTGGCTTCATATCATCATGTGAggtttgtttaaaaacatttaattcCGTTCACTAACTACATCCTGTCTTATCAAAGTTTATGTGACGTGACTGTACCTTCTGCATTTTCTGACAATGTTATTATACTGATTTACGTTCGGGTAATATTGTAAATACGGTAAATACTTACACACGTTTAGTTCATACTGTCTGGTGTTCAACATacacataaaatgaaatgatgatTAGAAATCCCTCGGTAACAGACACATGGATCAACCTGCTGTTATATGTATAAGTTTTATAttacaagtgtgtgtgtgtgtgtgtgtgtgtgtgtgtgtgtgtgtgtgtgtgtgtctgtgtgtgtctgtgtgtgtctgtgtgtgtctgtgtgtctgtgtctgtctgtctgtctgtctgtgtgtgtgtgtgtgtgtgtgtgtgtgtgtgtgtgtgtgtgtgtgtgtgtatcacaAATAGGCTGTGCACTTAAATTTAATTTCAGTGACAAATGCCCTTTTTCGTGATAAATCTCTGTATAGTGTGCTCATTCAATCGTCTTGTGACGAACAAACATGCACGTGCGTTTTGGCAGGAAAAATGCAATTTTCGTTCATTATACAGTCCTATACTTTTTGTATCTTAAAATACACATTATATGGATTACAAAACAGAAGAGTCAGCTTTTATTGCAATTTGTTCTAGGTTGAGCTGTATATGAGCTAGGATGACTGGACTATTAGTTTCACCACTAACTTGAGGGAACAACTGCAACTTAATGCAGATGAATTGAGAGacacatgcatcaaattgctgaaaagcatgtgtaaATATCATGCACTTTAGTGTAAAGCTTttccaattttcactgattttttatcatttatttaactcgcaatgatattttcaatgttatgattTTGTTctgcaatacatcagttcatgtgtaaatagtaccttaaacagtatggaatattttgcaaaatttactTTAGAATATTTTGCAAGGAGTAAGTGGCTATATGTTGTATTTACACTCATGAGTCTTAACTTTCGATGGGAAGTACACATATGTTAAATAAACTTGTGACCATGTTAGCCATGAAATACTGAATTATTTTATTGCTGCAACTTTAACCATTTTTCTCCCACTAGAACAAACTCATGAATTTGAGAAactcaacacaaacaaaaatcttgGTGTATTCATTGATGAATGATAACAGTCTTTTCTTTTTCaagttatagtctgtttgcagtgaagaCGTACCAGTGAATTTCACCTTaagcaaaaaagtaaaccaaatacAGTGatattaagattgcgaatcctcataattttctTATGCCATCAGCATTTTATAAAAAGTTgattaacaaatgatcatagaATAAAATCATTATTGTTGGtgtgtattacaagggggtaagcgcagtacctggaacagtgaaacatgcACAAGCATTACATGATAAGCGTTAACTCAGACAACCCTACGGATTCTCAgtatttcatttaatgtgcatagcCTCTtgtaatacatacaaataaagcgatttgaaactgtgatcatttgttaaacaacttttatcttaagttgaataaaattctcagATTTAAGTGTTCAATGGGCAAAGTGCAATTATGAAGATTTGTGTtaagactaacagctagtctctgagaTGAACAAATTTAACAGaaaattaaaatgtttaaataaacattatgatgacaaTATGAAGGAGCCCAGAACGGTGGTAATCTAGACACATTCTATGCTTGCATTGGCTGCAttgcatatatttgtttcagggtttgtTTTGCAGACTATTTTCTATTTTGCATATGTGGTCATAATGATAACCAGCTGAATGTTATCTtgcatgtattgtattttgtatttttaaataaaattgttCAACTTTAAATCATGTCAGAACATGACgaaaacttttgtaagaatatTTTGAGTGGAAGTGAGATCATGATAACCAGTGTGGTCTAATTGTAATTTTGTTGATACTGATTGTGAATTCTTTTTGTTAACATGTGATCATTATCAGGATTATGATCCAGTGTTATGGATATAAAGGCGACTACCTGTTAGCGTGTTCCGATTCCTCACAAAGCCTGTACATGTTCTTTCTGAATGATCTGTCCACAGGAAATATGATATCTAGAAACTTATTCATTAATGCAATCTACATAATTATTCTTAGCAGTCTGGCAAGAATGTTCTGAAAGTCTTAATGGTATGCCTGTTAATCATAGACTGTTATGAATTATATTATTCTACTGACTTGGATTTTCTACTTCTATGCCACTAGAGTCTAAAGGACCAATATATCCTGGTGATCGTGTGGACAATAGCTACAGACAATCAGCTACTCCACAGTTCGTAGTGTAGGGGCTTGACACAAGAGCACTTGATGTGTTTATGACTGCTGATCATTGTGCTGGAGTGTTAGGGATTGGGCGTTAACCTGTTCATGACTTACTGACAATACATGGCAGTATGTGCCCAAAGCAAACATTGGCAGCTGAGAGTGAATATTTACATCACTGTATGTACTGTGCACGTGAGATGAGGGGAGGCGGTGTTGAGAGTCCTGTCTACATGATCCTACTTACCCGTTTATATGACTATATGACAGTATGACAATGTATGCGGCTGCTTGTAGGGCTAGGAAGGGTAATAAGAAACATCTTTTACAGTTTCAGGGTGATGCCCCAGGTCTTTTCTCATTTCCACTTCTTCTTCTCCTCCCccctctcttcctctctctctctgttagTCACCAGCATGAAGATAGAAGAAGTCTGTTTCACCCTCATTTTATTCCTGTGCATGTCATCACCATACCCATACTGATGGGATCACCAAAATGTCTAGTCACTTCAGAATTGGCCATAATATTGATAAATCAATCACACTTAAAGCTGTGTTAAATCCAGACTCACTTATATGTTTAGACATGGTAGCCAGAACATTGCATCACCATGGTGCTGCTTGTTTGGCAGTTggtctgtctgtgtttgtgtgcattAGTGTGTCCAGTAGAAGGTTATACGTCTAAGCCTGGTCAGAGGTGTTGTTCCCTTAGGTTGGGGAGGCAATTCACCTGTCTACTAACATTGATTGATACTACTCGGCAGATTACATACTCCAACATGTCGAAGTACTTCTAGAAATATTTGTATAGTCTTTGACAATGACAAAATCTGTCAAATTGACCATACTGACAGCCTATCTCATTAACTTAAAGTTGGTCTACTTTGAAGTGTGTGTAACATCCGATAAATACGCTAAGCCGCTTGTCTGACCACTTTTGACAGGCAATAAATACCTGTTGGTCCACCTCTCTGGATAATTTGGCTATCAGCAATATCGGTTCTCGCAGTTATTGTCACCCCAAGTATGCTGAAATGAGTACAAGTGACCTTTGAGATGGATGTGTGATGTTCATAGCATGGAACATCAGCCCTGTCATGTCATCTGATCCCACCCGGGGCTGAACCAACCCTGACAGAACCCACAGTGTTGATCCTGTGTTCAGTGGGGCACAACCTCTTCTGAGTAACAGGATTACTACTGGCCACACAGTCTGATGGGTCTATTAATCCTGGTGCTACTTGAGTTACCCTAGCTTATCTCACACCATACATAGTTTACTCTGCGGCCTGCTAGGAGTGACACAGACACTGACTCCTTTATTTCTGACCAGTTATCAAGTGTACTGTGCCTGTGTAGTacttgatgtacatgtatgcttGACTCCACGTACCATCAGTATTAGGAAACTCTTGCTGGAAGGTGCACTTATTTCAAGTTCTTCACTTCATGATTTCACATCATGATAATTCATGTAAAGATTTGTCAGTGAAACTTTGTGAAATTTACCACAATCTTTCAAGAGGATGCATTCAGAACACTTTGAGTCATTTCAGAAGTATTCAAGAGTGAGACTCCATAACACCAGGATGAGGGAATTTTCAACATGTTCCAAAAAGAAGTAAATATGTGTCCAAATGACAGATTGGAACCTGATAAAGAATGGTATCTTGGGATCCTGCCATAGAGATATATCTACAACAGAATGGAATGAATGTGTTCTAGAAACTCCCATGGGATGTTGTATTTGTTGTATGTCTGCTGCTGAGGTTGTACTGCTGCGTGATGTCCATCTGGTCCAGAAGTCACCGGGACCTGGCGAAGCTGGCCAAAGACCTTCAAGAAAGGAACAATCGAGTCAAAGCTAATGCTGCAACAAGAGGAAAAGGTGCAGCTCGGAGACAGGCAAGCTCTTCAGAAATTGCAGTACTCAGAGAAAAATCCCTTGCAGCTGGTGCTTCTCAGGGGGGAAAATCTAGAGATAGGACCAAATCTGTAAGATTTATTTTGTCTGATCATGGCTGTCTAGATGAAACACTAACAGAAACAGACTTGAGTGAAAATGGCAATCATAATACTAGGAAGAAATATGAACAAATAAATGTGGACAAAGATTTGATAAATTACGAGAAAAGGCAAGCAAACACACACGTGTCGCAACAGATACTGAATGAAGAGAGCAAGATTAAGTCTACAGCCCATGGAAAAGAGCCATCAGAAGAACTgtcagaagaaaaagaagatgaaAATACCACTTCAAACCCAACAACAGAGCATGGTAACTCAAATGAACCACTATCAGCAGACCCAAGTATTAATGGATCTAAGATGGAGGAAAAGGGTGTTTCAAGACAAATTCTCTTTTTACTCCAGAAAGATTTCATCAATTCTTCCAAGGGTGACCGCAAACAATGTTTGAGTCTGACCGAACTTGAGGGACTTCTGTCCCTGCTGTTAATGGCAAGGTCAGAGGATGCTGGGGACAAGCATGAGAACATGATCAGGATGGTGGAGACCCTTATCTTGAAGCAGAAGTCACTCCATCAAAAACAGGGGCACGAGCAGCATAAAAGAGATGATGTAAACCATATTAATGTTAAAAAAGATAAACTGCCACAAAGGGGATTGATTCCAAGCAAGATTCCAAGGAAACACATAAAGAAAATGTCTCCATGTGTTTTTCCAGAAACAAACACAGATAATGCACAGAAGTATGATGTAGCTATTTCAAATATAGAAAAACGTAATGATGTAGATCAGGAGCACAAGAATGATGAAGGTGAACAGTACCATCCTCAAAACTGTAACACTACAGGGAGCTCAGAGGATGAAGTAACAGCAGATGGACAGCATACAAGGAATGTTTCTGATGGAATCCACAATGCAAATGGAATCATGTGGAGTAATGATGTTGGCACCCTGGATGTGTTGGAGGAGAGGAGTAAGgatgaacaaaatgaaatgaaagaaagTCGTTCAGTAAAAGAACTGTTTCCTGTTATGGAAAAGACTGATAGTGTAATTGTCAGATGCGGAAGCTTCATTGGAGAAAGTATATCTACAAGCAAAAAATTATCTGATGTGACACAAGGCAGTGGAGCAAACAAAGTATCAGTGCCTGGTGAATGTTCAGCTGATGACAGTAAAGTCAGTGGAGACAGATGTATCCAGTCAGTGCTTCCAGCAGATGATGTGGCAAGTGACAGCAGTGGGGAAGAAAACCAATGTGACTCAGGACAGGAACAAGACTTGAGGCAAATTTCAAGACATAAGAAAGAAGAGATACAACATCTGCGAGACATTTGGAAAGAAAATGGTCATGAATCGAAGATTTCAGGACAGGAACTGGAGTTCAGGCAGATCTCAAGACAGGAACAAGAGACTTGGGGGAATAGTGAGAATGACTTCAATGGGGAAGAAAATGGTCATTCAGTGGAACATGGGCAGATCCCAAAATGTAAAGAACACTTGAAGGAACACAACAGGCGCATCAGTGGGGAAGATGGAAGTCATAAGACACAGATCATAAACTGTCAACAAGTGATGAAAGGAGTTTGTCAGAGCAACAGTGATTTGGAAGAAAATGTCCGTGACTCATCAATCTCAGAACAGGAACAACTGATGCAGATCTCAAGATATAAGAAAGAATGGAAAAAACAGAGTTATGACAGTGAGGAAGATTACTCACAGATCTCAAAATATAAAGAGGTAACTACAGAGGATTGTTACAGTGACAGCAGTATGGAAAAGCATGGTTATGACTTAAATACCACAGAACAGATGTTGAAGGAAGAAAGACAGCCTGAGAGATGGAAACTGCTCAACAGTGAGGATGTTTCTAAAATGTCATTATCCTGTTACGGAAGTAAGTCTTCACTTGCTGGTGATCCACTAGATTATGGTGAGCATATGTTACAGAGTCCTAATGTGTTGTCAGTTACTCCAGTGCCTAAAAAGACTTCACAGATTGATGATTCAGGGACAACAGTCTCTTCCATGTTATCAGTGGATAGTAGTTTCAAGGCATCTCTGGCAGACAAGGTTCAACATGCACCTACTAAAACCTGTCTCAGAAACAAACCTGCTATTGGAACTCACACAAATCATGCTGAAATGAGACATATTTCAAGGGGTACAAATGACACCTTGTCAAGCACTGATAGCTCTCACTCATCGTTCAGTAGGAGAGCAAACTCAAGACAGTGccagatacatacagacacaaccAGTCAGTCATCAACACCAAGAGGGAGCAGGTTTATGAGAGCATCACTGAGCAGGAACGATGATGAAATCAAGCATGGTAATAAGGATGGGTATTATGGTCCTGAAGAATCCTCttcctcagaaaaacacttTCACAGTAATTGCTCTGACATTGAAACTGAAGCATTGATAAATAGCAGACTCTGTCTTGAGAATATGTCGAGGAGCAAGGAGATGTACTGTAATGGTGAAGTTCTGATGGAGGGTACAGAAAGTAGAAGCTCCCAAAGTGAGGAGACCTATCATTGTACCTGTCATGGATGTCTTAGCTCCAAGAGAAAACAGCAACATTTTATCAAGCTTAATGGAAAGATACCAAGCTCTAAACCTAGTGGCATAAGATGTGGAAAGTCAACTATGGATCAGAAACAATATCCAGAAGTCTCCACACCAGGATGTACAAGACCTATGGAGTTGAAAAACTGCTTTTGTCCTGGAGATACGCAAACCATATGGGAAGATGGCCAGTCATTACAACCAGGAAAGGAGGATCAAGAGAGCAAACACAAGATAGATCATTTGTCAAGGCCTACAGTGTACAAAGATccaaatattttgtcaacaacTTATCCTTGCTGTAACTATATGGCCAAGAAGAaatcttcaaaatgtttcagattCAATGAAGAATCTGACCAAAGTGTAGATGATGCCAGAGATTGTGGAAGTAAATGTGACCACAGTTGGAAGTGGTCTTCTTTCTCAAATAACCTTTCAGCAAGGGTATCAAAACATCACAAATCTGGCCACAGTAACATAAATTCTAGGTCTGTTAGTGCAAATGGCCACAGACTTAGTGGTCAAATGTGGAGACAGGGCACATCTACACAAGTTTGTAGGGTAAAGTCTGGTAGAGATAAGTCTTCATGGTCAGAGTTGAGTTCTTGTCATTGTACCAGGTGTCTAGTGGAAGGTTCAGATTCTTCACAGGTTTCAGAGGTTGAACAAAACTCAAACAGTCAAGGGTTGTCAAGACTATCTAATCACTCAC
The nucleotide sequence above comes from Haliotis asinina isolate JCU_RB_2024 chromosome 5, JCU_Hal_asi_v2, whole genome shotgun sequence. Encoded proteins:
- the LOC137284009 gene encoding uncharacterized protein; translation: MSIWSRSHRDLAKLAKDLQERNNRVKANAATRGKGAARRQASSSEIAVLREKSLAAGASQGGKSRDRTKSVRFILSDHGCLDETLTETDLSENGNHNTRKKYEQINVDKDLINYEKRQANTHVSQQILNEESKIKSTAHGKEPSEELSEEKEDENTTSNPTTEHGNSNEPLSADPSINGSKMEEKGVSRQILFLLQKDFINSSKGDRKQCLSLTELEGLLSLLLMARSEDAGDKHENMIRMVETLILKQKSLHQKQGHEQHKRDDVNHINVKKDKLPQRGLIPSKIPRKHIKKMSPCVFPETNTDNAQKYDVAISNIEKRNDVDQEHKNDEGEQYHPQNCNTTGSSEDEVTADGQHTRNVSDGIHNANGIMWSNDVGTLDVLEERSKDEQNEMKESRSVKELFPVMEKTDSVIVRCGSFIGESISTSKKLSDVTQGSGANKVSVPGECSADDSKVSGDRCIQSVLPADDVASDSSGEENQCDSGQEQDLRQISRHKKEEIQHLRDIWKENGHESKISGQELEFRQISRQEQETWGNSENDFNGEENGHSVEHGQIPKCKEHLKEHNRRISGEDGSHKTQIINCQQVMKGVCQSNSDLEENVRDSSISEQEQLMQISRYKKEWKKQSYDSEEDYSQISKYKEVTTEDCYSDSSMEKHGYDLNTTEQMLKEERQPERWKLLNSEDVSKMSLSCYGSKSSLAGDPLDYGEHMLQSPNVLSVTPVPKKTSQIDDSGTTVSSMLSVDSSFKASLADKESKLKTVPDTYRHNQSVINTKREQVYESITEQER